A single region of the Nicotiana sylvestris chromosome 6, ASM39365v2, whole genome shotgun sequence genome encodes:
- the LOC138870415 gene encoding uncharacterized protein, with protein MVKTRASSSTAQQPELPAAAPAMGMGRGRVRGRGRGRAQPQVAVPEVEPHIDFDEEYPAPATSMGPAQVPGWVMFSPNLQDALVRISGFMDSVTRAGLLLVAPSTSQAGGGVQTPATRTPEQVAPRTQVPVVQPTVAAHTGITAQAGDGAAMSSDALWRLDRFSKIITTTFSGTSSEDPQDFLFSCHEILRTMGIVETNGVDFCTFRLAGSAKTWWRDYCLSRPAGSPALTWDQFAELFLEKFLPVTQREALRRQFERLHQGSMIVTQYETRFIDLARYEVVILPTERERVRRLIDGLILPIRLQMAMGVGSDISFQEAANTARQVEMALFRGGSQGSDKSPRHSGGGGPQQYYSDQQTFSAPPAPISAPPLQSFRGGHTGRQGQQSQQPRAAGDPQAAHPARGGGRDHRGGGRDRRGGARTARGRGQPAADRPKDTVQGGGGQPRCYALPARLEPESSDVVITGTILVCGRGASVLFDPGSTYSYVSSYFAPYLIMPSEALGIPVYLSILVGESIVVDRVHRSCVVVFDSLETRVDLLLLDMVYFDAILGMDWLSPYHAILDCHAKTVTLALPDLPRLEWRGTPGHATRSVISYVKARRMVEKGCLAYLAYVRDSSAEVPSIDSVPIVREFPEVFPSDLPGMPPDRDIDLCIDLASGTQPNSILPYRMAPPELKELKEQLQDLLSGDRIHATIGRAAIE; from the exons ATGGTGAAAACACGTGCGTCTTCTTCTACCGCGCAGCAGCCCGAGCTCCCAGCAGCAGCTCCCGCGATGGGCATGGGCCGTGGCCGTGTcagaggtcgtggtaggggcagagctcagcctcaAGTAGCAGttccagaggtggagcctcatatTGACTTTGACGAGGAGTATCCAGCCCCAGCAACTTcaatgggcccagctcaggtcccaggaTGGGTTATGTTCTCCCCGAACCTCCAGGATGCTCTCGTCCGTATATCAGGCTTTATGGACAGTGTCACTAGAGCGGGTTTGCTGCTAGTAGCACCATCTACTTCCCAGGCTGGAGGAGGGGTTCAAACTCCTGCTACGcgtactccggagcaggtagctccccggACTCAGGTTCCAGTGGTTCAGCCTACAGTGGCAGCTCACACAGGTATTACAGCACAGGCCGGGGATGGAGCGGCCATGTCttcggatgctttgtggagacttgATCGGTTCTCCAAGATTATCACCACCACTTTCAGCGGTACTTCATcggaggatccccaggattttctatTCAGTTGTCATGAGATCCTCAGGACTATGggtatagtggagaccaatggggtcgatttttgcaCCTTCAGGCttgcaggatccgccaagacttggtggagagattattgcctGTCTAGGCCAGCAGGGTCTCCAGCTTTGACATGGGATCAGTTTGCGGAGTTGttcttggagaagtttctccccgtcaCTCAGCGGGAGGCACTTCGTAgacagtttgagcgcctccatcAGGGCTCCATGATAGTTACACAGTATGAGactagatttattgacttggcacGCTATGAAGTTGTGATACTCCCTACAGAGCGAGAGAGGGTACGGAGGCTCATTGATGGATTGATTCTGCCGATCCGCCTTCAGATGGCCATGGGAGTTGGTAGCGATATTtcctttcaggaggcggccaatacgGCCCGACAGGTAGAGATGGCACTTTTTCGAGGAGGTAGTCAGGGTTCAGATAAGAGTCCTCGccattctg GCGGTGGTGGTCCTCAGCAGTATTATTCGGATCAGCAGACCTTCAGCGCACCACCAGCccccatcagtgcaccgccacttcagagcttcaggggaggacatacaggtcgacagggccagcagtcccagcagccgagg GCAGCAGGTGATCCACAGGCCGCCCatccagctagaggcgggggtagggaTCATAGGGGTGGAGGGAGAGACCGTAGAGGTGGAGCTCGGAccgccagaggtaggggtcagccagcagccgaTCGCCCCAAAGATACAGTTCAGGGAGGTGGGggtcagccccgttgttatgctttgccggcCAGGCTAGAGCCCGAgtcatcagatgttgtgattacaggtactattctggtctgtggtaGGGGTGCTTCTGTGTTATTTGACCCGGGATCTACATATtcttatgtgtcgtcctattttgcaccctatttgatcatgcctagtgaggcTTTGGGTATTCCTGTATATTTGTCCATACTGGTTGGTGAATCTATAGTGGTCGACCGAGTGCATCGTTCATGTGTGGTGGTATTTGACagtcttgagacccgtgtcgaCTTATTGCTTTTAGATATGGTGTACTTTGAcgctatattggggatggactggttgtccccatatcatgctattctggattgtcacgccaagaccgtgaccttggccTTGCCAGATTTGCCCCGActtgagtggagagggaccccaGGCCATGCcacccgcagtgttatttcgtatgtcaaggctcgacgtatggtcgagaaggggtgtctagcatatctggcgtatgttcgcgactcCAGCGCAGAGGTTCCATCTATTGACTCTGTTCCTATTGTTCGAGAGTTCcccgaggttttcccttcagacctgccgggtatgccgcccgacagggatattgatttatgtattgatctggcttcgggcactcagcctaatTCCATtctgccatatcgcatggccccgccagagttgaaagagttaaaagagcagcttcaggacttgcttagt GGAGATCGAATTCATGCAACTATTGGAAGAGCTGCTATTGAatga